One Leishmania donovani BPK282A1 complete genome, chromosome 15 genomic window carries:
- a CDS encoding 60S acidic ribosomal protein, putative, producing MTTAQLACTYAALILSASGKTDADSICAVTKAAGVEVSHGMAAAFANALASVNVNEVLGSIRFSGAAAGGAAAPAAAAAASGAAPAAAAAKEEPEEDADDDMGFGLFD from the coding sequence ATGACGACCGCGCAACTCGCCTGCACGTACGCCGCGCTCATCCTCAGCGCGTCCGGTAAGACCGATGCCGACTCCATCTGCGCCGTGACGAAGGCCGCTGGTGTCGAGGTGAGCCACggcatggccgccgcctttgccaACGCCCTCGCCTCCGTCAACGTGAACGAGGTGCTCGGCAGCATCCGCTTTAGCGGTGCggccgctggtggcgctgctgcccccgctgccgctgccgccgcgagtGGCGCGGCcccggctgcggcggccgcgaaggaggagcCAGAGGAGGATGCAGACGACGACATGGGCTTTGGTCTGTTCGACTAA